One part of the Lycium ferocissimum isolate CSIRO_LF1 chromosome 8, AGI_CSIRO_Lferr_CH_V1, whole genome shotgun sequence genome encodes these proteins:
- the LOC132068818 gene encoding protein OXIDATIVE STRESS 3-like isoform X2, translated as MESLDSISDDYSESSFEDSAGTSSSSIDMVEDDASSSSSSSFGPLYELSELMAQLPIKRGLSKYYDGKSQSFGLLGSVTSLEDLAKAGNSYNTRMKSCKSLNGRTSSFGPKATITKKSYSSRPIISNSTLVATCRSPISLEKKL; from the exons ATGGAAAGTTTGGATAGTATTTCTGATGATTATTCTGAATCAAGCTTTGAAGACTCTGCTGgaacttcttcttcatctataGATATGGTAGAGGATGAtgcttcttcatcttcatcatcttcttttGGGCCTTTGTATGAGTTGTCTGAACTCATGGCTCAACTTCCTATCAA GAGAGGGTTATCAAAGTATTATGATGGGAAGAGTCAGTCATTTGGGCTTTTGGGAAGTGTGACGAGCCTTGAGGATCTTGCAAAGGCAGGCAATTCTTATAACACTAGAATGAAGTCGTGTAAGAGCTTAAATGGAAGAACATCCTCATTTGGTCCAAAAGCTACTATTACAAAGAAGTCTTATTCAAGCAGGCCTATCATATCAAATAGTACTCTTGTGGCTACTTGTAGATCTCCCAtttctttagaaaaaaaattgtaa